The nucleotide sequence GGGCGAAGATTGGTGCGTCCATGACGGACGAACTATCGACAGAACCGGAGAGCGCCTCGACGCGGCGCGACTTTCTTTATTTGACCACCGGCTTTGCTGGCGCCACTGGAATGGCAGCTGCAGTGTGGCCACTGGTCGCCAGCTTCCAGCCGACCGCTGACAACGTTGCATTGGCAAGCGCTGAATTCGATCTCGCTCCGATCGAGCCCGGCCAGCGCATTACGGTGCTGTGGCGCGGACGGCCCGTATTCATCGTCCGAAGAACGACCGAGCAGATCGCTGGCGACCAGACCGACGACATGTCCGCCCTGTTGGACCCCGAGCCCGCCACGGCACGATTGCAGAAGCCGGAATGGCTGGTCGTCGTTGGGGTGTGTACCCACCTCGGATGCATACCGCTCGGACAGAAGACCGGTGATCCGCGCGGCGACTATGATGGCTGGTTCTGCCCCTGCCATGGTTCGGTTTACGATGCCCTCGGTCGTGTGCGGCGAGGACCGGCACCAAAAAACCTTGTCGTGCCCCCGTAT is from Bosea sp. AS-1 and encodes:
- the petA gene encoding ubiquinol-cytochrome c reductase iron-sulfur subunit: MTDELSTEPESASTRRDFLYLTTGFAGATGMAAAVWPLVASFQPTADNVALASAEFDLAPIEPGQRITVLWRGRPVFIVRRTTEQIAGDQTDDMSALLDPEPATARLQKPEWLVVVGVCTHLGCIPLGQKTGDPRGDYDGWFCPCHGSVYDALGRVRRGPAPKNLVVPPYSFLMPERIRIG